A window from Capricornis sumatraensis isolate serow.1 chromosome 5, serow.2, whole genome shotgun sequence encodes these proteins:
- the RP9 gene encoding retinitis pigmentosa 9 protein: MSSRPGRDDAGAGGARRPREPPEQELQRRRELKRRRQDAQQLQQLKHLESFYEKPPPGFIKEDETKPEDCIPDVPGNEHAREFLAHAPTKGLWMPLGKEVKVMQCWRCKRYGHRTGDKECPFFIKGNQKLEQFRVAHEDPMYDIIRENKRHEKDIRIQQLKQLLEDSTSDDDGSSSSSPEDKEKHKKKKKKEKHKKKKKEKKKKKKRKHKSSKSNESSDSE; this comes from the exons ATGTCGTCCCGGCCCGGGCGCGACGATGCGGGCGCCGGGGGCGCGCGGCGGCCCCGGGAGCCCCCGGAGCAAGAGCTGCAGCGGCGCCGGGAGCTGAAGCGGCGGCGGCAGGACgcgcagcagctgcagcagcttaAGCACCTGGAATCCTT tTATGAAAAACCTCCTCCTGGGTTTATCAAG GAAGATGAGACTAAGCCAGAAGACTGTATACCAGATGTCCCAGGCAATGAACATGCCAGGGAATTTCTGGCCCACGCACCAACCAAAGGACTCTGGATGCCACTCGGGAAAGAAGTCAAAGTCATGCAGT GTTGGCGCTGTAAACGGTATGGTCACCGAACGGGCGACAAAGAATGCCCTTTCTTTATCAAAGGCAACCAAAAGTTAGAACAGTTCAGAGTA GCACATGAAGATCCCATGTATGACATCATTCGTGAGAATAAAAGACATGAAAAGGATATAAG GATACAACAGTTAAAACAGTTACTGGAGGATTCAACATCAGATGACGATGGGAGCAGCTCCAGTTCTCCAGAAGATAAAGagaaacacaagaaaaagaagaagaaagaaaagcataagaagaagaagaaagaaaagaaaaagaagaaaaaacgaAAGCATAAGTCTTCCAAGTCGAATGAGAGTTCAGACTCAGAGTGA